One Glycine soja cultivar W05 chromosome 2, ASM419377v2, whole genome shotgun sequence genomic region harbors:
- the LOC114402822 gene encoding glycerophosphodiester phosphodiesterase GDPDL1-like produces MWNPRALSAPLALLLLHSLLALISAQRSTWNTLSGGAPLVVARGGFSGMLPDSSDASYNLAVITSGPDVYIWCDVQLTKDGLGICQPDINLANSTYIASAYPNKTTSYLVNGVPTRGYFPLDYTLKDLSSVVLTQGVYSRSNLFDGNNFGILTVEDLAKLRQKPKGKWLNIQHDAFYAQHNLSMRSFVLSVSRKVVFSYISSPEVGFLRSIASRFNPKTTKLVFRFMGLSDVDPSTNRTYGSLLQNLTFIKTFASGILVPKGYIWPVDATLYLQSHTSLVSDAHKAGLEVFASDFVNDVPFSFNYSYDPLAEYLQFVDNGDFSVDGVLSDFPITPFEAIGCFAHLATNATKKDKTLVISKYGASGDYPACTDLAYNKAISDGVDVLDCPVQMSKDGTPFCLNSIDLIESTTVAQSSFSKFAMTIPEIKSGIGIFAFNLTWNDIKSLTPSILNPFAKYRLFRNPRSKNAGTLLALSDFLSLTKNQTSLSGVAIIVENAAYLADKQGLSVIDAVIGALSKAGYDKPGSQKVYIQSTNSSVLLKFKEKTSYELVYKIDETIGDAANAAVEDIKSFASSVVVNKDSIIPNNDQFLTAYTNIVPKLKNANLSVFVETFSNEFVSQAWDFFSDATVEINTYITGAQIDGIITDFPKTADRYRRNKCLGLGDNKPTYMEPVQPGSLFGLITKEFLPPAEAPFPPLTESEVAEPPLPPVAKIAPASSPNAGTKSPQGNSQPKVTVCFFLSTLAVFIASLLL; encoded by the exons GAGGTGCGCCATTGGTTGTAGCACGTGGTGGATTTTCGGGGATGCTTCCTGATTCCAGTGATGCTTCCTATAATTTGGCAGTAATAACGAGTGGACCAGATGTCTATATATGGTGTGATGTGCAATTAACAAAAGATGGACTTGGGATTTGCCAGCCAGATATAAACCTTGCAAATTCTACTTACATTGCAAGCGCTTACCCAAATAAAACCACAAGTTACTTAGTTAATGGTGTACCCACCCGTGGCTATTTTCCTCTGGATTATACCCTGAAGGACCTATCTAGTGTCGTCT TAACTCAGGGAGTATACTCTCGATCCAACCTGTTTGATGGCAACAATTTTGGAATTCTTACTGTTGAGGATTTAGCTAAATTAAGGCAAAAACCAAAAGGAAAATGGTTGAATATTCag CATGATGCATTCTACGCACAACACAATTTGAGTATGAGAAGCTTTGTGCTTTCAGTTTCTAGAAAAGTAGTTTTCAGTTATATCTCATCGCCTGAGGTTGGTTTTCTAAGAAGTATAGCATCACGCTTCAacccaaaaacaacaaaattggTCTTCAGGTTTATGGGACTGAGTGATGTAGATCCATCAACCAATCGGACTTATGGTTCGCTTTTACAAAATCTTACATTTATCAAGACATTTGCTTCTGGAATTCTTGTTCCAAAGGGATACATATGGCCCGTAGATGCAACTCTTTATCTACAATCACATACATCTTTGGTCTCAGATGCACATAAAGCAGGCCTGGAAGTTTTTGCATCAGATTTTGTGAATGATGTTCCATTTAGCTTCAATTACAGTTATGATCCTCTTGCCGAGTACCTCCAATTTGTAGACAATGGTGACTTCTCTGTTGATGGTGTGCTGAGTGATTTTCCCATAACTCCATTTGAAGCTATAG GTTGCTTTGCTCACCTAGCCACCAATGCTACAAAAAAAG ATAAAACTTTGGTTATCTCAAAATATGGAGCAAGTGGAGATTATCCTGCTTGTACCGACTTAGCATATAATAAGGCCATATCTGATGGTGTGGATGTTCTTGACTGTCCTGTTCAAATGTCTAAGGACGGAACACCATTTTGCTTAAACTCCATTGATCTTATAGAGAGTACAACAGTCGCCCAATCAAGCTTCAGCAAATTTGCCATGACTATCCCTGAGATCAAATCTGGCATTGGCATATTTGCATTCAACTTGACATGGAATGATATAAAAAGCTTGACCC CCTCAATATTGAACCCTTTTGCAAAATACAGATTGTTCAGGAATCCAAGATCTAAGAATGCTGGGACATTGTTGGCGTTATCAGATTTCTTGTCCTTGACAAAAAATCAGACTTCTCTATCAGGTGTCGCTATCATTGTTGAG aATGCAGCCTATCTTGCAGACAAGCAAGGATTAAGTGTGATTGATGCTGTCATCGGTGCTTTGAGCAAAGCAGGTTATGATAAACCAGGATCCCAAAAGGTTTATATTCAATCCACTAATAGTTCTGTACTGCTGAAGTTCAAGGAGAAAACCAGTTATGAGCTTGTGTACAAGATTGACGAGACCATTGGTGATGCCGCTAATGCAGCTGTTGAGGATATAAAGAGCTTTGCTAGTTCTGTGGTTGTCAACAAGGACTCCATAATTCCTAATAATGATCAATTCCTGACGGCCTATACAAATATTGTGCCAAAGCTAAAAAATGCTAACCTCTCAGTTTTTGTAGAAACATTTAGCAATGAGTTTGTGTCTCAAGCATGGGATTTCTTCTCAGATGCAACTGTTGAGATCAACACATATATTACGGGAGCACAAATTGATGGTATCATCACAGACTTCCCTAAAACTGCTGACAGATACAGAA GGAACAAATGCTTAGGTTTGGGTGACAACAAACCTACTTACATGGAACCTGTTCAACCAGGTAGTCTTTTTGGACTCATTACCAAAGAATTCTTGCCTCCAGCCGAGGCTCCATTTCCACCCTTGACAGAATCTGAAGTGGCAGAGCCACCTTTGCCTCCTGTTGCTAAAATAGCCCCAGCTTCCAGCCCGAATGCCGGAACCAAATCACCACAGGGAAATTCACAGCCTAAAGTCACTGTCTGCTTCTTCTTGTCCACTCTGGCCGTGTTTATAGCTTCTCTTCTGCTTTGA